From a single Mycolicibacterium moriokaense genomic region:
- a CDS encoding SDR family NAD(P)-dependent oxidoreductase, which produces MSDSALSVATAAPSQPLRGRVALITGGSRGVGAEVAREVAGAGAMVAVTYKRSPEAAAEVVAGIEATGAQAMSVYASAADEESWRSAVEQVSDRFGDVDLLVSNAGVASRGNSVAETDPSEFIHLLGVHTLGPLALIRALLPGMRKKERSDIVMVSSTVVDSCPANTAPYAMAKAAMETACRVLAREERDNGVRVNIISPGVIDTDMGAKLIKATTSGGTVEATEQHSPFGRICKPGDIAKLVVFLAGSGGEYITGQRVVIDGGGVPPSIY; this is translated from the coding sequence TTGTCTGACTCCGCACTGTCTGTGGCGACAGCGGCGCCGTCACAGCCACTGCGCGGCCGCGTGGCCCTGATCACTGGCGGCTCGCGCGGGGTGGGAGCAGAGGTGGCCCGTGAGGTGGCCGGCGCCGGTGCGATGGTGGCGGTTACGTACAAACGCTCACCGGAAGCCGCGGCCGAGGTGGTCGCTGGAATCGAAGCAACTGGAGCGCAGGCGATGTCGGTCTACGCGTCCGCCGCCGACGAAGAGTCGTGGCGGAGCGCGGTCGAGCAAGTATCCGACCGATTCGGCGATGTTGATCTCTTGGTGAGCAACGCCGGCGTGGCAAGTCGGGGGAACTCCGTCGCAGAGACGGATCCGTCGGAGTTCATCCATCTTCTCGGCGTGCACACGCTCGGGCCCCTCGCGCTGATCCGCGCCTTGTTACCCGGAATGCGCAAGAAGGAACGATCGGACATCGTGATGGTCTCGAGTACAGTCGTTGACTCGTGCCCAGCGAACACCGCGCCGTATGCGATGGCAAAGGCCGCAATGGAGACGGCCTGCCGAGTGTTGGCCCGCGAGGAGCGCGACAACGGTGTCCGGGTCAACATCATCTCACCCGGGGTGATCGACACGGACATGGGCGCGAAGCTGATCAAGGCCACGACGTCGGGCGGCACCGTCGAAGCGACAGAACAGCATTCGCCGTTCGGCCGGATCTGCAAGCCGGGGGACATCGCGAAGCTTGTCGTCTTCCTGGCAGGATCCGGCGGCGAGTACATCACCGGTCAACGGGTGGTCATAGATGGCGGCGGAGTGCCCCCCTCGATCTACTGA
- a CDS encoding flavin-containing monooxygenase, with the protein MGVQHVLQNVTRRRPRTETSVAIVGCGFGGLAAAIELKRSGIEDITIFERASAVGGVWRDNTYPGAACDVPSPIYSFSYALKPDWSALFGSQSEIQHYLSEVAVEFGIQPLIRFNSEVATADFDDATGKWTVTTTAGDSVTVDILVLATGQLSRPKMPNVAGLEKFRGDSFHSAQWNHNVDLTNKKVVVVGSGASAIQVVPAIADRVKDLTVVQRSPNWVMWKSKRVPGRLQTALMRRFGWLRTLHHITLFLAYEVRYPLVTRAAEPVRRLSQWYLIFRLKRHVKDPAEVAAAIPDYRLLCNRLLLSNDWYPTIGRDHVHLIGSAVESVDESGVITADGRHIDADVIVWCTGFKASEFLAPIRIRGRGGADLHEQWAGGPAAYLGITVPNFPNMFMLFGPNTNSITNTIVFLLERQASYIRQAVEHKQREQLASLEVSPFTYQRFQAWLEAKLDRTVFTDNCPGWYTNDEGKVTAMWPASHLAYARATRRFKPEEYVAQLSRPATAPKNAPAENFTQPEVAKK; encoded by the coding sequence GTGGGCGTTCAACATGTGCTACAGAACGTGACTCGTCGGCGCCCGAGGACCGAGACATCGGTTGCGATCGTCGGGTGCGGTTTCGGGGGCCTCGCAGCGGCGATCGAGCTCAAAAGGTCGGGAATCGAGGACATTACGATCTTCGAGCGGGCTTCAGCGGTCGGCGGGGTTTGGCGCGACAACACCTATCCAGGGGCCGCGTGCGACGTGCCGTCGCCAATCTATTCGTTCTCATATGCATTGAAGCCGGACTGGTCGGCGCTATTCGGCTCACAGTCGGAGATCCAGCACTACCTGTCCGAAGTGGCGGTCGAGTTCGGCATTCAGCCGCTGATTCGTTTCAACTCCGAGGTCGCCACTGCCGATTTCGACGACGCCACCGGCAAATGGACGGTGACGACCACGGCGGGGGACTCGGTGACGGTCGACATCCTCGTCTTGGCGACTGGCCAGTTGAGCCGGCCGAAGATGCCGAACGTGGCCGGGTTGGAGAAGTTTCGGGGCGATTCCTTCCACTCGGCGCAGTGGAATCACAATGTGGATCTCACCAACAAGAAGGTCGTTGTGGTCGGCAGCGGCGCCAGTGCGATTCAGGTCGTGCCGGCGATCGCGGACCGGGTCAAGGACCTCACCGTGGTCCAGCGTTCGCCGAACTGGGTGATGTGGAAGAGCAAGCGAGTTCCTGGGCGGCTGCAGACCGCGTTGATGCGTCGGTTCGGATGGCTGCGCACACTGCACCACATCACGTTGTTCCTTGCCTACGAGGTGCGCTATCCACTGGTAACACGAGCGGCCGAGCCGGTGCGGCGACTCTCGCAGTGGTATTTGATCTTTCGGTTGAAGCGGCACGTGAAGGATCCGGCGGAGGTGGCCGCCGCGATTCCCGACTACCGGCTGCTCTGCAATCGGCTGCTGCTGTCCAACGATTGGTATCCGACGATCGGCCGAGACCATGTGCACCTCATCGGCTCGGCGGTCGAGTCTGTCGATGAGAGTGGCGTGATCACCGCTGACGGTCGGCACATCGATGCCGACGTCATCGTGTGGTGCACCGGGTTCAAGGCAAGCGAATTTCTTGCGCCCATCAGAATTCGCGGACGCGGTGGCGCCGATCTGCACGAGCAGTGGGCGGGCGGACCTGCGGCGTACCTGGGCATTACGGTCCCCAACTTCCCGAATATGTTCATGCTGTTCGGTCCCAATACCAACAGCATCACCAACACGATTGTGTTCCTGCTGGAGAGGCAGGCGTCCTATATCCGCCAAGCAGTTGAGCACAAGCAACGCGAGCAGCTGGCGTCGCTCGAGGTCAGCCCGTTCACTTATCAGAGGTTTCAAGCCTGGCTGGAGGCCAAACTCGACCGCACCGTTTTCACGGACAACTGCCCAGGCTGGTACACCAACGACGAGGGCAAGGTCACGGCGATGTGGCCCGCTTCGCACCTCGCGTACGCACGAGCGACCCGGCGCTTCAAACCTGAGGAGTACGTCGCGCAGCTCAGTCGGCCGGCGACCGCACCAAAGAACGCGCCCGCGGAGAATTTCACCCAACCCGAGGTAGCCAAGAAATGA
- a CDS encoding oxygenase MpaB family protein, giving the protein MKIAAVSTGESGSPAIPPEEGPTEFALGPGSVTWRVMMDPTVFIIGLLREAMLLTLHPAFAAAAVDHDSFNDDPVGRFKHVAWYTYAATYGSPEDAEHVSGIVRRRHAQIVGVEPLTQIPYRADAEYELALTQAMLSDSFLATYELLHGELTSVERDQFCMEQKVPAALLGTNPDHLPSTYGELVDFIAHARNRFATGLQAREILSPFATGDYPAGTVIGDLHPVLRKPAMFVLRAFADMALLTMSWEERELVAINRRPKLGSQLATKMALRALSKWFTGEQGQAVFEKFLGEHIAPIYRRGKVADSAPGGRTRRAKFEVPDAARCLVKVDHLSKNWPGSTAEYVLGKEALEVDPPPPQAMPVLRSTSASKS; this is encoded by the coding sequence ATGAAGATCGCGGCCGTATCGACCGGCGAATCGGGCAGTCCTGCGATCCCGCCGGAAGAAGGTCCAACGGAATTCGCGCTCGGACCCGGCTCCGTCACCTGGCGCGTGATGATGGACCCGACGGTGTTCATCATCGGTCTTCTGCGTGAGGCGATGCTGTTGACACTGCATCCGGCCTTCGCAGCGGCAGCGGTCGACCACGACAGCTTCAACGACGACCCAGTCGGTCGGTTCAAGCACGTCGCCTGGTACACGTACGCGGCAACGTACGGAAGCCCCGAGGACGCCGAGCATGTGAGTGGCATCGTGCGTCGACGACATGCCCAGATCGTGGGTGTGGAGCCCTTGACGCAGATCCCATATCGGGCGGACGCCGAGTACGAACTGGCATTGACCCAAGCGATGCTGTCGGATTCCTTCCTCGCCACTTATGAACTGCTGCACGGTGAGTTGACGAGCGTCGAACGCGATCAGTTCTGCATGGAGCAGAAGGTGCCTGCCGCACTTCTGGGTACCAACCCCGACCATCTGCCGTCGACATACGGCGAACTCGTCGACTTCATCGCACACGCGAGAAACCGCTTCGCCACCGGCCTGCAGGCACGGGAGATCCTGTCTCCCTTCGCTACTGGTGACTATCCGGCGGGAACTGTGATCGGCGATCTGCATCCTGTTCTGCGCAAGCCCGCGATGTTCGTGCTCCGAGCGTTCGCCGACATGGCGCTGCTGACGATGTCCTGGGAAGAGCGGGAGCTGGTCGCGATCAACCGTCGGCCCAAGCTCGGTTCACAGCTGGCGACCAAGATGGCCCTGCGGGCACTCTCGAAATGGTTCACCGGAGAACAAGGTCAGGCGGTGTTCGAGAAGTTCCTCGGCGAGCACATAGCGCCGATCTACCGTCGCGGCAAGGTGGCGGATAGCGCGCCTGGGGGACGCACCCGCCGAGCCAAGTTCGAGGTTCCCGATGCCGCGCGGTGCCTGGTGAAGGTTGACCATCTGTCCAAGAACTGGCCAGGATCCACGGCGGAGTACGTCCTCGGTAAGGAGGCGCTCGAAGTCGATCCTCCACCGCCCCAGGCGATGCCGGTTCTGCGAAGCACGTCGGCCTCGAAGTCGTAA
- a CDS encoding acyl-CoA dehydrogenase family protein, with protein sequence MADKLAEQTVFQAEYRFTDEQAQLRDAVRKFSAEHFAEEKIRALMESDPPFDAKVWARLGGELGVLGLSVPEADGGVGGTLVDQAVAIEELGARLACGPLFGTVYLAIPALVAASSGSTRDELLGDLIEGRRTAAFAVVDRAGVFDPSAVSVTADGDAISGTVSQVVDGGIADVLLVAARGAGGVALYAVDASADGVERAPLATLDLTRSEVNVTFSKAPATLIAGPDEAARVLDHALQVGAALLAVEQVGAAQHLLDLSVEYAKSRLQFGRPIGSFQAVKHRLANLLVDVEHARSTAYHAIWALTDGSDDPALATSIAQAVCSAAGSHVAADAVQVHGGIGFTWEHQAHLYFKRAATNAVLLGSAEQHRERVAAMVLDGATADKVPWVADGTAV encoded by the coding sequence GTGGCTGACAAGCTTGCGGAACAGACCGTGTTCCAGGCGGAGTACAGGTTTACCGACGAGCAGGCGCAACTGCGCGATGCGGTGCGCAAGTTCAGCGCCGAGCACTTCGCCGAGGAGAAGATCCGCGCACTCATGGAGTCCGACCCGCCGTTCGACGCGAAGGTGTGGGCGCGGCTCGGCGGCGAGCTCGGTGTTCTCGGGCTGTCCGTGCCGGAGGCCGACGGGGGAGTCGGCGGCACGTTGGTCGATCAGGCGGTGGCCATCGAGGAACTCGGCGCGCGATTGGCGTGCGGTCCGTTGTTCGGCACTGTCTACCTTGCGATCCCGGCGTTGGTCGCGGCCTCATCCGGGTCGACGCGAGATGAACTGCTCGGTGATCTCATCGAGGGCAGGCGCACCGCGGCTTTCGCGGTGGTGGATCGGGCGGGCGTATTCGACCCGTCAGCGGTCTCGGTGACCGCCGATGGCGACGCGATCTCGGGCACGGTGAGCCAGGTTGTCGACGGCGGTATCGCCGATGTGCTGTTGGTCGCCGCACGCGGAGCAGGCGGGGTGGCGCTCTACGCGGTCGACGCTTCGGCCGACGGGGTCGAGCGCGCGCCGCTGGCGACGCTCGACCTGACCCGCTCCGAGGTGAACGTCACCTTCTCGAAAGCGCCGGCGACGCTGATCGCCGGACCCGACGAGGCCGCGCGGGTCCTCGACCATGCGCTGCAGGTCGGTGCGGCGCTGCTGGCGGTCGAGCAGGTCGGCGCCGCGCAGCATCTGCTCGACCTGTCAGTGGAGTACGCGAAGTCACGGCTGCAGTTCGGCAGGCCGATCGGATCGTTTCAGGCGGTCAAACACCGGCTCGCCAATCTGCTTGTGGACGTCGAGCACGCGAGATCGACGGCGTACCACGCGATCTGGGCGCTCACCGACGGATCCGACGATCCGGCGTTGGCGACGAGCATCGCGCAAGCCGTCTGCTCCGCCGCCGGTAGTCATGTCGCCGCCGACGCCGTTCAGGTGCACGGCGGGATCGGGTTCACCTGGGAGCACCAGGCGCATCTCTACTTCAAGCGCGCCGCCACCAACGCGGTGTTGCTGGGGAGCGCCGAGCAGCATCGGGAACGGGTCGCCGCGATGGTCCTCGACGGCGCCACGGCCGACAAGGTGCCGTGGGTGGCCGACGGCACCGCCGTCTAG
- a CDS encoding acyl-CoA dehydrogenase family protein codes for MSNDADAERVAELARAVVADHDPKNVPIPEYLGACYDAGLSWVHFPEGLGGLGVSRGLQAVADRILQGAGGPVPLGLNPMGYGMAAPTIREHAQTDEVKRQWLRPLATTEDLWCQLFSEPGAGSDLAGLATSAVRDGDDWVINGQKVWTSLAHRARWGLLLARTDPDVPKHKGLTYFVIDMHGPGVETRPLRQMTGQAEFNEVYFSDARIPDKHRLGEVGNGWNVAMTTLMNERTALGGSGSRRGAGTIADATALWASRHERHTPVLRDRLTQLWLRSEAQRLTSERSRAAATVGGPGPEGSIGKLVGAELNQHIYEWCMDFLGPEGLLYRGYSQGAATGEKDWQGPIQQRFLRSRANTIEGGTSEVMRNILGERILGLPGDLRADSGMPWKEIPRG; via the coding sequence ATGAGCAACGACGCTGATGCCGAACGGGTCGCGGAGCTGGCGCGGGCCGTGGTCGCCGACCACGACCCGAAGAACGTGCCCATCCCCGAATACCTGGGTGCGTGCTACGACGCGGGCCTGTCCTGGGTGCACTTCCCCGAAGGCCTCGGCGGGCTCGGGGTGTCGCGGGGCCTGCAGGCCGTCGCCGACCGAATCCTGCAGGGTGCGGGCGGGCCGGTGCCGCTCGGACTCAACCCGATGGGCTACGGCATGGCCGCGCCGACGATCCGTGAGCACGCGCAGACCGACGAGGTGAAGCGGCAATGGCTGCGGCCGCTGGCCACCACCGAGGACCTGTGGTGTCAGCTGTTCTCCGAGCCGGGCGCCGGATCCGATCTGGCCGGGCTCGCCACCTCCGCGGTGCGCGACGGTGACGACTGGGTGATCAACGGTCAGAAGGTGTGGACGAGCCTGGCCCACCGGGCCCGCTGGGGTCTGCTGCTGGCGCGCACCGATCCGGACGTTCCCAAGCACAAGGGGTTGACCTACTTCGTCATCGACATGCACGGCCCTGGGGTGGAAACGCGGCCGCTGCGGCAGATGACCGGGCAGGCCGAATTCAACGAGGTGTACTTCTCCGACGCGCGCATCCCGGATAAGCACCGCCTCGGCGAGGTGGGCAACGGCTGGAACGTCGCGATGACGACGCTGATGAACGAACGCACGGCCCTCGGCGGTAGCGGCAGCCGGCGCGGTGCGGGCACCATCGCCGACGCCACCGCACTGTGGGCGTCGCGCCACGAGCGCCACACTCCGGTGCTGCGCGACCGGCTCACCCAGTTGTGGCTGCGCTCGGAGGCGCAGCGGTTGACCTCGGAACGTTCGCGCGCGGCCGCGACGGTCGGCGGTCCGGGGCCGGAGGGGTCGATCGGCAAGCTGGTCGGGGCCGAGCTCAATCAGCACATCTACGAGTGGTGCATGGATTTCCTTGGGCCAGAAGGACTTCTGTATCGCGGCTACAGCCAGGGCGCGGCCACCGGCGAGAAGGACTGGCAGGGGCCGATCCAGCAGCGGTTCCTACGCAGCCGCGCCAACACCATCGAAGGCGGCACCTCGGAGGTGATGCGCAACATTCTCGGCGAGCGCATTCTCGGACTGCCCGGCGACCTGCGTGCCGATTCGGGCATGCCGTGGAAGGAGATTCCCCGTGGCTGA